The proteins below come from a single Cricetulus griseus strain 17A/GY chromosome 6, alternate assembly CriGri-PICRH-1.0, whole genome shotgun sequence genomic window:
- the Ntmt1 gene encoding N-terminal Xaa-Pro-Lys N-methyltransferase 1 isoform X3 translates to MRNSSIQKPRSTGSRSHPRWTACLGGPNKTGTSCALDCGAGIGRITKRLLLPLFRVVDMVDVTEDFLAKAKTYLGEEGKRVRNYFCCGLQDFSPEPNSYDVIWIQWVIGHLTDQHLAEFLRRCKQGLRPNGIIVIKDNMAQEGVILDDVDSSVCRDLEVVRRIIRSAGLSLLAEERQENLPDEIYHVYSFALR, encoded by the exons ATGAGAAACAGTTCTATTCAAAAGCCAAGATCTACTGGAAGCAGATCCCACCCACGGTGGACGGCATGCTTGGGGG GTCCTAACAAGACGGGGACTTCCTGTGCCCTGGACTGTGGCGCTGGCATTGGAAGGATCACCAAGCGCCTGCTCCTGCCGCTCTTCAGGGTGGTGGACATGGTGGACGTGACAGAGGACTTTCTGGCCAAAGCTAAGACCTACCTGGGGGAAGAGGGCAAGAGGGTGAGGAACTACTTCTGCTGTGGGTTGCAGGACTTCAGCCCAGAGCCCAACTCCTATGATGTGATCTGGATCCAGTGGGTGATAG GCCACCTGACAGATCAGCACCTGGCTGAGTTTCTGCGCCGCTGCAAGCAGGGCCTGCGCCCCAATGGCATCATTGTCATCAAAGACAACATGGCCCAGGAGGGTGTGATCCTGGATGATGTGGACAGCAGTGTGTGCCGTGACCTCGAGGTGGTACGCCGGATCATCCGCAGTGcaggcctcagcctcctggctgAGGAGCGCCAGGAGAACCTGCCAGATGAGATCTACCATGTCTACAGCTTTGCCCTGAGATGA
- the Ntmt1 gene encoding N-terminal Xaa-Pro-Lys N-methyltransferase 1 isoform X1, with protein sequence MCLHLPQRSKAVVRDSTASDIMTSEVIEDEKQFYSKAKIYWKQIPPTVDGMLGGYGHISNIDLNSSRKFLQRFLREGPNKTGTSCALDCGAGIGRITKRLLLPLFRVVDMVDVTEDFLAKAKTYLGEEGKRVRNYFCCGLQDFSPEPNSYDVIWIQWVIGHLTDQHLAEFLRRCKQGLRPNGIIVIKDNMAQEGVILDDVDSSVCRDLEVVRRIIRSAGLSLLAEERQENLPDEIYHVYSFALR encoded by the exons agaagcaaagctgtGGTTCGTGACAGCACAGCCAGTGACATCATGACAAGTGAGGTGATTGAAGATGAGAAACAGTTCTATTCAAAAGCCAAGATCTACTGGAAGCAGATCCCACCCACGGTGGACGGCATGCTTGGGGGGTATGGCCACATCTCCAACATCGACCTCAACAGCTCCCGGAAGTTTCTGCAGAGGTTTTTAAGG GAAGGTCCTAACAAGACGGGGACTTCCTGTGCCCTGGACTGTGGCGCTGGCATTGGAAGGATCACCAAGCGCCTGCTCCTGCCGCTCTTCAGGGTGGTGGACATGGTGGACGTGACAGAGGACTTTCTGGCCAAAGCTAAGACCTACCTGGGGGAAGAGGGCAAGAGGGTGAGGAACTACTTCTGCTGTGGGTTGCAGGACTTCAGCCCAGAGCCCAACTCCTATGATGTGATCTGGATCCAGTGGGTGATAG GCCACCTGACAGATCAGCACCTGGCTGAGTTTCTGCGCCGCTGCAAGCAGGGCCTGCGCCCCAATGGCATCATTGTCATCAAAGACAACATGGCCCAGGAGGGTGTGATCCTGGATGATGTGGACAGCAGTGTGTGCCGTGACCTCGAGGTGGTACGCCGGATCATCCGCAGTGcaggcctcagcctcctggctgAGGAGCGCCAGGAGAACCTGCCAGATGAGATCTACCATGTCTACAGCTTTGCCCTGAGATGA
- the LOC100771739 gene encoding ankyrin repeat and SOCS box protein 6 isoform X3 → MPFLHGFRRIIFEYQPLVDAILGALGIQDLERQEPLDDYAAGEESRILVLTELLEQKAHSPFYQEGVSNALLKMAELGLTRAAAVLLQSGANLNFEDPVTYYTALHIAVLRNQPDMVELLVRHGADINRRDRIHESSPLDLASEEPERLPCLQRLLDLGADVNAADKNGKTALLHALASSDGVQIHNTDNIRLLLEGGADVKATTKDGDTVFTCIIFLLGETVCGDKEEAPMINRFCFQVTQLLLAHGADPSECPAHESLTHICLKSFKLHFPLLRFLLESGAAYNCSLHGASCWSGFSLIFERLCSHPGCAEDDSHIELLHKAETVLDLMVTSSQRLQLPENFNIHPVGSLAGKIQALHASLRQLESYPPPLKHLCRVSIRLCLRPWPVDTKVKALPLPDRLKWYLLSAHSGTEDNC, encoded by the exons ATGCCGTTTCTGCACGGCTTTCGCAGGATCATCTTCGAGTACCAGCCCCTGGTGGACGCTATCCTGGGCGCCTTGGGCATCCAGGACCTGGAGCGGCAGGAGCCCCTGGACGA TTATGCCGCCGGCGAGGAGAGCCGCATCCTGGTCCTCACTGAGCTGCTGGAGCAGAAGGCCCACTCTCCATTCTACCAGGAAGGTGTGAGCAATGCTTTGCTGAAGATGGCTGAGCTGGGGCTGACTCGGGCAGCTGCTGTCCTTCTGCAGAGTGGGGCCAACCTCAATTTTGAAG ACCCTGTTACCTATTACACAGCCCTGCATATCGCTGTCCTGAGAAACCAGCCTGACATGGTGGAGTTGCTGGTGCGCCATGGGGCTGACATCAACCGGAGGGACCGG ATCCATGAGAGCAGCCCCTTAGATCTGGCCAGCGAGGAACCTGAACGTCTGCCCTGCCTGCAGCGCCTCTTGGATCTTGGAGCAGATGTCAATGCAGCTGACAAAAATG GGAAGACAGCACTGCTGCATGCTCTGGCTAGCAGTGATGGAGTGCAGATCCACAACACAGACAACATCCGGCTCCTCCTGGAGGGAG GGGCAGATGTCAAGGCCACCACCAAAGATGGGGACACTGTGTTCACATGTATTATCTTCCTCCTTGGTGAGACTGTCTGTGGGGACAAGGAGGAGGCCCCGATGATCAACCGCTTCTGCTTCCAAGTTACACAGCTTTTGCTGGCCCATGGGGCTGATCCCAGTGAGTGCCCAGCCCATGAGTCGCTCACACACATCTGCCTCAAGAGCTTCAAGCTGCACTTTCCCCTCCTGCGCTTCCTGCTGGAGTCTGGGGCCGCCTACAACTGCTCCCTGCATGGTGCATCCTGTTGGTCTGGCTTCAGCCTCATTTTTGAGAGGCTGTGCTCCCACCCAGGCTGTGCTGAAGATGATAGCCACATTGAGCTTCTGCATAAGGCTGAGACTGTGCTGGACCTCATGGTGACTAGCTCCCAGAGGCTCCAGCTACCTGAGAACTTCAACATCCACCCAGTGGGTAGCTTGGCAGGGAAGATCCAAGCCCTGCATGCCTCCCTGAGGCAGCTAGAGAGCTACCCACCACCTCTCAAACATCTGTGCCGTGTGTCCATCCGGCTATGCCTGCGGCCATGGCCTGTGGACACCAAGGTCAAAGCCCTGCCCCTGCCTGACCGGCTCAAGTGGTACCTGCTCAGTGCACACAGTGGTACAGAAGACAACTGCTGA
- the Ntmt1 gene encoding N-terminal Xaa-Pro-Lys N-methyltransferase 1 isoform X4 — protein sequence MVDVTEDFLAKAKTYLGEEGKRVRNYFCCGLQDFSPEPNSYDVIWIQWVIGHLTDQHLAEFLRRCKQGLRPNGIIVIKDNMAQEGVILDDVDSSVCRDLEVVRRIIRSAGLSLLAEERQENLPDEIYHVYSFALR from the exons ATGGTGGACGTGACAGAGGACTTTCTGGCCAAAGCTAAGACCTACCTGGGGGAAGAGGGCAAGAGGGTGAGGAACTACTTCTGCTGTGGGTTGCAGGACTTCAGCCCAGAGCCCAACTCCTATGATGTGATCTGGATCCAGTGGGTGATAG GCCACCTGACAGATCAGCACCTGGCTGAGTTTCTGCGCCGCTGCAAGCAGGGCCTGCGCCCCAATGGCATCATTGTCATCAAAGACAACATGGCCCAGGAGGGTGTGATCCTGGATGATGTGGACAGCAGTGTGTGCCGTGACCTCGAGGTGGTACGCCGGATCATCCGCAGTGcaggcctcagcctcctggctgAGGAGCGCCAGGAGAACCTGCCAGATGAGATCTACCATGTCTACAGCTTTGCCCTGAGATGA
- the Ntmt1 gene encoding N-terminal Xaa-Pro-Lys N-methyltransferase 1 isoform X2, with product MTSEVIEDEKQFYSKAKIYWKQIPPTVDGMLGGYGHISNIDLNSSRKFLQRFLREGPNKTGTSCALDCGAGIGRITKRLLLPLFRVVDMVDVTEDFLAKAKTYLGEEGKRVRNYFCCGLQDFSPEPNSYDVIWIQWVIGHLTDQHLAEFLRRCKQGLRPNGIIVIKDNMAQEGVILDDVDSSVCRDLEVVRRIIRSAGLSLLAEERQENLPDEIYHVYSFALR from the exons ATGACAAGTGAGGTGATTGAAGATGAGAAACAGTTCTATTCAAAAGCCAAGATCTACTGGAAGCAGATCCCACCCACGGTGGACGGCATGCTTGGGGGGTATGGCCACATCTCCAACATCGACCTCAACAGCTCCCGGAAGTTTCTGCAGAGGTTTTTAAGG GAAGGTCCTAACAAGACGGGGACTTCCTGTGCCCTGGACTGTGGCGCTGGCATTGGAAGGATCACCAAGCGCCTGCTCCTGCCGCTCTTCAGGGTGGTGGACATGGTGGACGTGACAGAGGACTTTCTGGCCAAAGCTAAGACCTACCTGGGGGAAGAGGGCAAGAGGGTGAGGAACTACTTCTGCTGTGGGTTGCAGGACTTCAGCCCAGAGCCCAACTCCTATGATGTGATCTGGATCCAGTGGGTGATAG GCCACCTGACAGATCAGCACCTGGCTGAGTTTCTGCGCCGCTGCAAGCAGGGCCTGCGCCCCAATGGCATCATTGTCATCAAAGACAACATGGCCCAGGAGGGTGTGATCCTGGATGATGTGGACAGCAGTGTGTGCCGTGACCTCGAGGTGGTACGCCGGATCATCCGCAGTGcaggcctcagcctcctggctgAGGAGCGCCAGGAGAACCTGCCAGATGAGATCTACCATGTCTACAGCTTTGCCCTGAGATGA